A genomic window from Anthocerotibacter panamensis C109 includes:
- the aroB gene encoding 3-dehydroquinate synthase, whose product MPTISVPLPTHPYTLHLAALNQLGALVQSQVRGRKLLLVSQPAIFNAWGERVLTSLGEAGYGVGVCLIPAGERFKNFRTLQRIFAECQNHGLDRGCGLVALGGGVVGDITGFAAATWLRGIPVVQVPTSLLAMVDAAIGGKTGVNTPQGKNLIGAFHQPALVLMDPEVLTTLPAREWRSGLAEVIKYGVIWDSQLFELLEQQPTLAAKKLPPDTLLSLLTHAAQAKAQVVTKDEREGGLRAILNYGHTLGHAIETATHYRKYTHGEAVGLGMLGAGRLAVRLGLWSTEACARQDTLIARAGLPMQFPALDPGLLLSLMQGDKKVEAGRVRFVLPTRIGQAELVDNLPREKVLQVVQELVGTA is encoded by the coding sequence ATGCCGACCATTTCCGTCCCACTCCCGACCCATCCCTATACCCTGCACCTAGCAGCCTTGAACCAATTGGGAGCGCTAGTGCAATCCCAAGTCAGAGGGCGTAAGCTCCTTTTGGTGAGCCAGCCTGCGATATTTAACGCCTGGGGAGAGCGGGTTTTGACCTCCTTGGGTGAAGCGGGCTATGGAGTCGGGGTCTGTCTAATACCGGCGGGCGAACGCTTTAAGAATTTTCGTACCCTACAGCGGATTTTTGCGGAGTGCCAAAACCATGGGCTGGACCGAGGCTGTGGACTGGTAGCGCTTGGCGGCGGCGTAGTCGGAGATATCACTGGTTTTGCGGCGGCGACCTGGCTGAGGGGTATTCCGGTGGTACAGGTGCCAACTTCACTGCTCGCCATGGTGGATGCAGCCATCGGAGGTAAGACTGGTGTAAACACCCCCCAAGGTAAAAACTTAATCGGAGCCTTTCATCAGCCCGCCCTCGTCCTCATGGACCCGGAGGTGCTCACCACGCTCCCCGCCCGCGAGTGGCGCTCTGGCTTGGCGGAGGTCATTAAGTACGGCGTGATCTGGGACTCCCAGTTATTTGAACTGCTGGAGCAACAGCCCACTTTGGCTGCCAAAAAACTTCCTCCCGACACCCTCCTCAGCTTGCTCACCCACGCTGCTCAAGCCAAAGCGCAGGTCGTCACCAAAGATGAACGAGAAGGTGGGCTCCGGGCTATCCTTAACTACGGTCACACCTTGGGCCACGCCATCGAGACCGCGACGCACTACCGTAAATATACGCATGGAGAAGCGGTGGGCCTGGGGATGCTCGGGGCCGGTCGTCTGGCGGTCCGCTTGGGGCTCTGGTCTACCGAGGCGTGTGCCCGTCAGGATACCCTGATCGCCCGAGCAGGTTTGCCCATGCAATTCCCAGCACTCGATCCCGGACTGTTGCTCTCATTGATGCAGGGCGACAAAAAAGTAGAGGCAGGACGGGTCCGTTTTGTCCTGCCCACGCGCATCGGTCAAGCAGAACTGGTAGATAATCTCCCGCGTGAAAAGGTACTTCAGGTCGTGCAGGAGTTGGTTGGGACTGCATAA
- the rdgB gene encoding RdgB/HAM1 family non-canonical purine NTP pyrophosphatase, protein MTRQLVLATGNPGKLHELRDLLTGWEVLPKPDHLEIAETGATFVENARLKALGVAQATGAWAIGDDSGLEVLALGGQPGIYSARWGKNDQERMARLLQEMSGKTDRRARFVASIVLACPEGILCEAAGVCVGELLTMPRGTEGFGYDPIFYYPPLARTLAEMTLQEKQQISHRGQALRQLLVHLQAALLEKML, encoded by the coding sequence ATGACCCGACAGCTTGTCCTCGCCACAGGGAATCCCGGCAAACTCCACGAACTGCGAGACCTCCTCACGGGCTGGGAAGTCCTCCCCAAACCCGATCACTTGGAGATCGCAGAAACCGGTGCAACTTTTGTTGAGAATGCCCGACTCAAAGCGCTGGGTGTGGCTCAAGCGACTGGAGCGTGGGCTATCGGGGACGACTCCGGGCTTGAAGTGCTAGCCCTAGGCGGACAACCAGGGATCTATTCGGCGCGTTGGGGAAAGAATGACCAGGAGCGCATGGCTCGACTCCTCCAGGAGATGTCTGGGAAAACCGACCGTCGGGCACGGTTCGTCGCCAGTATTGTGCTTGCTTGTCCTGAGGGAATTCTCTGTGAAGCAGCGGGGGTTTGTGTCGGAGAACTGCTCACGATGCCTCGGGGTACAGAGGGCTTTGGCTATGACCCAATTTTTTACTACCCGCCCCTAGCGCGGACCCTAGCCGAGATGACGCTACAGGAGAAACAACAGATCTCCCACCGGGGCCAAGCCCTACGCCAACTGCTCGTGCACCTACAGGCAGCCCTCCTCGAAAAAATGCTGTAA
- the gyrB gene encoding DNA topoisomerase (ATP-hydrolyzing) subunit B, with protein MTQSPVNPSTTVETNYEAGNIEVLEGLEAVRLRPGMYIGGTDQAALHHCLYEIVDNSVDEALAGYCTEIHIALHVDGSVTVEDNGRGIPIGIVAKTGLSGVETVFTKLHAGGKFGGGGYKVSGGLHGVGASCVNAVSEKMYVEVYREGKVHAIEFRGYNPGAMVGGPTAPLKAIGSTKKQGTKVTFWPDPRVFKDSSAEASTSTPQMDLDTILVRLREMSFLNRGLKITLLDERLPQDAANCYQEFHYAGGIASYVEFLNTSRTALHEVIYFESLQNDVAVELALQYTDAYSDSVYAYANNISNPDGGTHLTGFRNALTRVLNDYARKNNLVKESDENFSGDDVREGLTAIISVKVRNPQFESQTKVKLLNNEVQGAVQSALGEKLADWLERNPKVAKDIIGKALNARNAREAARKARELVRRKSALESGSLPGKLADCSERDPSRSEVFLVEGDSAGGSAKQGRDRRFQAILPLRGKILNIERADDRRTYGNAEIQAMITGLGLGLKAEEFDVSRLRYHRIILMTDADVDGAHIRTLLLTFFYRYKRELIEKGYIYIAQPPLYKIKVGSGRNIDTRYCYSDAERDTILQGLRANSKSEIQRFKGLGEMQPEELWDTTMNPATRALKRVIIEDAAEADRTFTILMGDRVEPRREFIETYGTRLINLKDLDI; from the coding sequence ATGACCCAATCGCCCGTCAACCCCAGTACGACTGTGGAGACCAACTATGAGGCTGGCAACATTGAAGTACTGGAGGGGTTGGAGGCGGTGCGCCTGCGCCCCGGCATGTACATTGGGGGGACCGATCAGGCGGCTCTTCACCACTGCCTTTACGAGATTGTGGATAACTCCGTAGACGAGGCTTTGGCTGGGTACTGCACCGAGATTCACATTGCCCTACATGTAGATGGCAGCGTCACAGTCGAGGACAATGGCCGGGGTATCCCCATCGGGATTGTGGCGAAGACGGGCTTGAGCGGGGTCGAGACGGTATTCACCAAGCTCCATGCCGGGGGTAAGTTCGGTGGGGGGGGCTATAAAGTCTCCGGTGGCTTACACGGGGTCGGGGCCTCTTGTGTCAATGCCGTCTCCGAAAAGATGTATGTCGAAGTGTATCGGGAAGGGAAAGTCCATGCGATTGAGTTCCGCGGGTATAATCCAGGGGCCATGGTGGGCGGACCGACCGCTCCTTTAAAAGCTATCGGCTCCACCAAAAAACAGGGCACCAAAGTCACCTTTTGGCCGGACCCCCGCGTCTTTAAGGACAGCAGCGCCGAGGCGAGTACCAGCACGCCGCAGATGGATCTAGATACCATCTTGGTTCGTCTGCGGGAGATGAGCTTCCTCAACCGGGGTCTCAAAATTACCCTCTTAGATGAACGCTTGCCCCAAGATGCAGCCAACTGCTATCAGGAATTTCATTACGCTGGGGGGATCGCAAGCTACGTCGAATTCCTCAACACCTCCCGTACAGCCCTGCACGAGGTCATTTATTTCGAGAGCCTCCAAAACGATGTGGCCGTAGAACTAGCGCTTCAGTACACCGATGCCTACAGTGATTCGGTCTACGCCTATGCCAACAATATCTCCAACCCCGATGGCGGCACGCACCTGACCGGGTTTCGCAACGCCCTTACACGGGTGCTCAACGACTATGCCCGCAAGAATAATCTGGTCAAGGAGTCCGACGAAAACTTCAGCGGGGACGATGTGCGCGAGGGGCTGACCGCCATCATCTCCGTCAAGGTCCGCAACCCCCAATTTGAGAGCCAAACCAAAGTCAAGTTGCTCAACAACGAAGTCCAAGGAGCCGTCCAGAGTGCCTTGGGCGAAAAACTCGCCGACTGGCTGGAGCGCAATCCCAAAGTCGCCAAGGACATCATCGGCAAGGCACTTAACGCCCGCAACGCCCGTGAAGCTGCCCGCAAAGCCCGCGAATTAGTCCGCCGCAAGTCCGCCCTCGAGTCCGGCTCTCTGCCCGGCAAACTAGCCGATTGCTCCGAGCGTGACCCGAGCCGTTCTGAAGTCTTTCTCGTCGAAGGGGATTCAGCCGGGGGGTCAGCCAAGCAGGGCCGTGACCGGCGCTTCCAGGCGATACTCCCGCTGCGCGGAAAGATCCTCAATATCGAGCGAGCCGATGACCGGCGCACCTATGGCAATGCGGAGATTCAGGCGATGATCACGGGTCTGGGTCTGGGTCTTAAGGCCGAAGAATTTGATGTCAGCCGCTTGCGCTACCACCGCATTATTCTGATGACGGATGCGGACGTGGACGGAGCTCATATCCGCACGTTACTGTTGACCTTCTTTTACCGCTATAAGCGCGAACTCATTGAAAAAGGCTACATTTATATCGCGCAACCCCCACTTTATAAGATCAAAGTCGGTTCCGGGCGCAATATTGACACCCGCTACTGCTATAGCGATGCCGAGCGGGATACGATTTTGCAAGGGCTCAGGGCCAACAGTAAGTCGGAGATCCAGCGCTTTAAGGGTTTGGGAGAGATGCAGCCGGAGGAGCTGTGGGATACCACCATGAACCCGGCTACCCGTGCGCTCAAGCGGGTGATCATCGAAGATGCTGCCGAGGCTGACCGGACCTTCACCATTCTGATGGGGGACCGGGTGGAGCCGCGCCGCGAGTTCATCGAGACCTACGGCACTCGTCTTATCAACCTCAAGGATCTAGATATTTAG
- the trpS gene encoding tryptophan--tRNA ligase — MTPVKPRTLSGIQPTGQLHLGNYLGAMRNWVAQQEKYDNYFCVVDLHAITIPHDPQQLRAATRAVAALYLACGIDLTHATIFIQSHIPAHSQLTWLLMTQTPLNWLEAMTQFKEKSLRQGENVGAGLLNYPVLMAADILLYQPHAVPVGADQKEHIEITRDIARRFNSLYGETFRLPEPLIQKEGARIMSLTDGTKKMSKSDESDLSRINLLDAPDEIQKKIKKAKTDPIRGLTLDPKRPESTNLLTIYALLTSQALESVAQEFAISGWGQFKPKLTDATIAFLEPMQERYRHFTTEPGYLEAILKQGAEKAHALAHETLYQASTNLGLLLPP, encoded by the coding sequence ATGACGCCTGTCAAACCCCGTACCCTCTCTGGCATTCAGCCCACCGGTCAACTCCATCTCGGCAACTACCTGGGAGCTATGCGCAACTGGGTTGCCCAACAAGAAAAATACGATAATTATTTTTGTGTCGTAGACCTCCACGCCATCACCATCCCCCATGACCCCCAGCAATTGCGTGCTGCCACCCGCGCCGTGGCTGCCCTCTATCTAGCCTGCGGGATAGACCTGACCCACGCGACAATCTTTATTCAGTCTCATATCCCCGCCCATAGTCAGCTCACCTGGCTTTTGATGACCCAGACTCCGCTCAACTGGCTCGAGGCGATGACTCAATTTAAGGAGAAGAGCCTGCGCCAGGGGGAGAATGTGGGGGCGGGTCTGCTCAACTACCCGGTCTTGATGGCAGCGGACATCCTCCTCTATCAGCCCCATGCCGTCCCGGTAGGAGCCGACCAAAAAGAACACATCGAGATCACCCGCGACATCGCCCGCCGTTTTAACAGTCTCTACGGTGAAACCTTCCGCCTCCCCGAGCCCTTGATCCAAAAAGAAGGGGCTAGAATTATGAGCCTGACCGATGGCACGAAAAAAATGTCCAAGTCCGACGAATCCGACCTGAGCCGGATCAATCTGCTGGATGCCCCTGACGAGATTCAAAAAAAAATCAAAAAAGCCAAAACCGACCCGATTCGTGGACTGACCCTCGATCCCAAGCGCCCCGAGTCCACCAACTTACTCACCATCTACGCCCTCTTGACCAGCCAAGCCTTGGAGTCGGTCGCGCAGGAATTCGCCATAAGCGGCTGGGGGCAGTTCAAACCCAAGCTCACCGACGCTACGATTGCTTTTCTGGAGCCGATGCAGGAGCGCTACCGCCATTTCACCACCGAACCGGGCTATCTGGAGGCGATTTTGAAACAGGGTGCCGAAAAAGCCCATGCCCTCGCCCACGAAACGCTGTATCAAGCCAGCACCAACCTCGGTCTTCTCCTTCCGCCCTAA
- a CDS encoding transglutaminase domain-containing protein, protein MRLMAASHLVYQASDLTPSWLFILPSSTAAQTVLHESIHLTPPVEYREGHDPFGNRFLYFCMPPGRFEVHYEVGVQLQRSIPVAGLVAVPSLYVQPSRYCCPLQVQHLAHELFGGRPVDLDLAQSISTWVRHHLHYHPGSSTWETAASDSLVRCEGVCRDFAHSAIALCRALEIPARYCSTYALNLTPQDFHACCEMFVAGEWVRLDPSGLVLPEATIAIAHGRDVSDAPVASFAGWVQFLEHQVHVQLIAEPATLLGTYQEQSA, encoded by the coding sequence ATGCGACTCATGGCCGCAAGCCATCTGGTGTACCAAGCTTCGGACTTGACACCCAGTTGGTTATTTATCCTGCCTTCTTCCACTGCTGCCCAGACTGTCCTGCACGAGTCCATTCACCTGACGCCCCCAGTCGAATATCGAGAAGGGCATGACCCCTTCGGCAATCGGTTCTTGTATTTTTGTATGCCTCCAGGACGATTTGAAGTGCACTACGAAGTGGGGGTACAACTCCAGCGGTCTATACCCGTTGCCGGTCTGGTAGCAGTCCCTTCGCTCTATGTGCAGCCCAGCCGCTATTGTTGTCCGCTTCAAGTCCAGCACCTTGCCCACGAACTCTTTGGGGGCAGACCCGTAGACCTAGATCTAGCCCAGAGCATCAGCACCTGGGTCCGTCATCATCTGCACTACCACCCCGGCAGCAGTACCTGGGAAACGGCGGCTAGCGACAGTCTGGTACGGTGCGAAGGCGTCTGCCGCGACTTTGCCCACAGTGCCATCGCCCTGTGCCGTGCGCTGGAGATCCCAGCCCGCTACTGCTCTACCTATGCCCTCAATCTGACCCCCCAGGATTTCCATGCCTGTTGTGAAATGTTTGTAGCGGGTGAATGGGTGCGTCTGGACCCGAGTGGTCTGGTGCTCCCCGAAGCGACGATTGCCATCGCCCACGGGCGGGATGTCAGTGATGCGCCGGTCGCCAGTTTCGCCGGATGGGTCCAATTTCTGGAGCATCAAGTACACGTTCAGCTCATTGCGGAACCGGCTACCCTGTTGGGGACGTACCAGGAACAGAGCGCGTAG
- the purU gene encoding formyltetrahydrofolate deformylase produces MSIPVEAATATLLIVCPDQRGLVAKFAHFIYANGGNIIHADQHTDFAAGLFLTRIEWQLAGFALSRAQIATEFAALAQPLQADWQVHFSDTVPRLALWVSRQDHCLLDLLWRQQAGELQAEVSLILSNHPDLKTRAEQFAIPFHYLPITPQTKATQEAHQLALLRDHRIDLVVLAKYMQILSPEFVHQFPNIINIHHSFLPAFVGAHPYQQAYHRGVKIIGATAHYITPELDAGPIIEQDVVRVSHRDDTSDLIRKGKDLERVVLARAVRLHLQNRVLVYGNRTVVFA; encoded by the coding sequence ATGTCTATTCCTGTTGAAGCAGCTACTGCTACCCTGCTGATTGTCTGCCCTGATCAACGAGGGTTAGTGGCGAAGTTTGCCCATTTCATCTATGCCAATGGGGGCAATATTATCCATGCGGACCAGCATACGGATTTTGCGGCGGGGCTGTTTTTGACCCGGATCGAGTGGCAGTTGGCGGGCTTTGCGCTGTCGCGAGCGCAGATTGCCACGGAGTTTGCTGCGCTTGCCCAACCCTTGCAGGCTGATTGGCAGGTGCATTTCTCGGATACTGTCCCCCGGTTGGCGCTGTGGGTCAGCCGCCAAGACCACTGTCTACTGGACCTACTCTGGCGACAACAGGCTGGGGAATTGCAGGCGGAGGTCTCCCTCATCCTCAGCAATCATCCCGACCTCAAAACCAGAGCAGAACAGTTCGCAATCCCATTTCACTACCTACCCATCACGCCTCAGACCAAAGCAACCCAAGAAGCCCACCAATTGGCGCTCCTGCGCGACCACCGCATTGATCTGGTGGTCCTGGCGAAATATATGCAGATCCTGAGCCCGGAGTTCGTCCATCAGTTCCCCAACATTATTAATATTCACCACTCCTTCCTCCCGGCTTTTGTGGGGGCGCACCCCTATCAGCAGGCGTACCACCGGGGGGTCAAGATCATTGGGGCGACTGCGCACTATATCACCCCTGAGTTGGACGCCGGACCTATTATCGAACAGGATGTCGTCCGGGTCAGCCACCGCGACGATACCTCGGACCTCATCCGCAAAGGCAAGGACTTGGAACGGGTCGTCCTCGCCCGCGCCGTGCGCCTGCACCTGCAAAATCGCGTATTGGTCTACGGCAACCGGACCGTGGTCTTCGCCTGA